A window of the Gossypium hirsutum isolate 1008001.06 chromosome A03, Gossypium_hirsutum_v2.1, whole genome shotgun sequence genome harbors these coding sequences:
- the LOC107929309 gene encoding scarecrow-like protein 28 encodes MLAGCSSSTLLSPRHRLRSETSTVQFQACHFQTSMSTQRLDLPCNFSRKETSKSQTIRPAVESKAKTSSCSIKQNTRLPPLTTTSAQNPFEGRIEIKGKSLKRFAEQGLVDDETVINRAKRKKGSSDDEKPDDHGGLSLGQLGAGNFWFQPSLSGDEERGTPPLPLSNNPWIDSVITELTDVGEKDVETTHRPGKEASGSGSMSTSSESHSLGPPLNVRAKEYERGNGSGNPYPHEGARLGANEEEINHREHEGFELVHLLAACVEAIGSKNIAAINHFISQLGELASPRGTVISRLTAYYTEALALRVTRVWPHIFHITTPRELDRLDDDNGTALRLLNQVTPIPKFVHFTSNEILLRAFEGKDRVHIVDFDIKQGLQWPSLFQSLAARTNPPSHVRVTGIGESKQELNETGDRLAGFAEALNLPFEFHPVVDRLEDVRLWMLHAKENESIAVNCVFQLHKTLYDGNGGVLRDFLGLIRSINPIAVIIAEQETENNILNLEARVANSLRYYSAIFDSIDSTLPLESPVRIKIEEMFAREIRNLIACEGSDRFERHTSFEKWRKLMEQGGFKCMGITDRELVQSQMLLKMYTSENYSVKKQGPDGDDGALTLSWLDEPLYTVSAWTPIDVAGSSSSFSQPS; translated from the coding sequence ATGTTGGCAGGGTGTTCTAGCTCTACATTGTTGTCACCAAGGCATAGATTGAGGAGTGAAACATCAACAGTACAGTTCCAAGCTTGTCATTTCCAGACTTCAATGAGCACACAAAGATTGGACCTGCCATGTAATTTTTCTCGTAAGGAAACATCGAAATCACAGACCATTAGACCAGCAGTTGAATCCAAGGCCAAGACCAGCAGTTGTTCTATCAAGCAGAACACTAGGCTGCCACCATTGACGACGACTAGTGCGCAAAATCCATTCGAAGGGAGGATAGAGATCAAAGGTAAAAGTTTGAAGAGGTTTGCTGAACAGGGTCTAGTTGATGATGAGACGGTCATTAATAGGGCAAAGAGGAAAAAGGGTAGCAGTGATGATGAGAAACCAGATGATCATGGAGGTTTGAGTTTAGGCCAACTAGGTGCTGGGAATTTTTGGTTTCAACCAAGTTTATCAGGGGATGAAGAAAGGGGGACACCCCCTTTGCCGTTGTCTAACAATCCTTGGATCGATTCAGTAATAACTGAACTCACTGATGTTGGAGAAAAGGATGTTGAGACAACCCACAGGCCGGGAAAGGAAGCTTCTGGTTCGGGATCAATGAGTACTTCTTCGGAGAGTCATAGTTTGGGACCTCCATTGAATGTGCGAGCCAAGGAATATGAGAGGGGTAATGGTTCTGGAAATCCTTACCCGCATGAAGGTGCTCGTTTGGGGGCTAATGAGGAAGAGATCAACCATAGGGAGCACGAGGGATTCGAGCTCGTCCACCTACTTGCAGCTTGTGTTGAAGCCATTGGCTCAAAGAACATTGCTGCCATCAATCATTTCATATCACAGTTGGGAGAACTTGCTTCTCCAAGAGGAACTGTTATAAGCCGTCTAACTGCTTACTATACCGAAGCTTTGGCTCTTAGAGTCACAAGGGTTTGGCCTCACATTTTTCATATCACAACTCCTCGAGAGCTCGATCGGTTGGATGATGACAATGGTACTGCATTGAGGCTATTGAATCAGGTAACTCCGATTCCGAAATTTGTTCATTTCACATCAAACGAGATATTGTTGAGGGCCTTCGAGGGGAAAGACAGGGTTCACATTGTAGACTTTGACATCAAGCAAGGGCTTCAATGGCCTAGTTTGTTCCAAAGTTTAGCTGCTAGGACTAATCCACCGAGCCACGTTAGAGTTACCGGAATTGGTGAATCAAAGCAAGAACTGAACGAAACAGGAGACAGGCTAGCAGGATTTGCGGAGGCATTGAATTTACCGTTCGAGTTCCATCCAGTTGTAGACAGGTTAGAAGAcgtaaggttgtggatgcttcaTGCAAAGGAAAACGAAAGCATAGCCGTGAATTGTGTGTTTCAACTTCACAAGACACTTTACGATGGAAACGGAGGAGTACTTCGGGACTTTTTAGGACTCATTCGTAGCATAAACCCCATAGCAGTCATCATCGCAGAGCAAGAAACAGAGAACAACATCCTCAACTTAGAAGCAAGAGTTGCCAATTCATTAAGATACTACTCAGCCATATTTGACTCAATTGATTCCACCCTTCCCTTAGAGAGTCCAGTTAGGATCAAAATAGAAGAGATGTTTGCAAGGGAAATCAGGAACTTAATTGCTTGTGAAGGAAGCGACCGGTTTGAAAGGCACACGAGTTTTGAGAAATGGAGGAAGTTGATGGAGCAAGGAGGGTTCAAATGCATGGGGATTACTGACAGGGAACTGGTCCAAAGCCAAATGCTGTTAAAGATGTACACTAGTGAGAACTACAGTGTGAAGAAACAAGGACCAGATGGTGATGATGGGGCACTTACTCTAAGTTGGCTAGATGAACCACTTTACACAGTCTCAGCATGGACCCCCATTGATGTTGCAGGCAGTTCATCCTCATTTTCTCAgccaagttaa